GGTTCACCGAACATCCGGTGGACCGCGACACACCGTATAGTTACATCGGGCTCAACGGTATTGCTTACGTCAGCAGCGGGGATTATCTCTTGGTGGTGCAATCCAATACAGGTAAGGTTTTCAAGGTTGATGCGGACGACGGTACAGCCAGGCACGTACTTCTCAACGAGGATCTCACGCGTCCTGATGGCGTCGTTTTTAGAAGTGACGGTGTCGTTTTGGTGGTTTCACCGCAAGCGAATAAGTTGTGGCTTCTGAAGAGTAATAATGGATGGAGGGAGGGTGTGGTTTATGACAAAATTGACCTTGAGAGTGAAGGGTACCCTACTTCGGTTGTTTCGAGAGGGAGGGATAAGATGTATGTGTTGTATGGGTATTTTTTGGAGGGTCTTTTGGGGAATTCAGAGAGGGAGGGTTTTAGAATTGAGGAGATTATGTCACCAAAGGAGAGTGAGGGAGAGAATGTTTGGCTTTATGTGATGATTGGATTTGGCATGGTGTATTTTGTGTATTGGAGGTTTCAGATGGGTCAGCTTGTGAAGCATATGAACAAAAAGATCAATTGATTATTTCTAAGTTTATAGTTTCTATTTCATGGTTATaactttttttgttttgttttgttgttattgttagGTTCATAGAATCATAGGAGTGACAATTGTATCATTTTGATGTTTTATACCAAACTCTTATTAAGAGCTTAAGGTGGTTTATAAATTCTAATGCTCTTTATGAACGGGACAAAGGATGATTTGCAGCAGTATAGTGAGATATCTTAATGTAATTTAAGAAACATAGGGATAAAAAGAGTAAGAATTGAGAAGAATAAATGAGACCTGTTATAGTATGGTGTTCTATTCCCCTGTTTTGATATGTAATACtcatgttttttttattgttttttgtgCTGTAGTGGGATGGAGTCTATGATAAATGAGAATTTATATATTCTGCAGTATGGGGTTTTCATCTCAAGGCTCTAAGAAACTACATTGATGAGGTGATAAGCAAAGATCTGATTGTCTCAAAGTGCAATTTTGCCATTCTGATGGTGACCTTTTTACACTTCTCTCTGTGTACAAAGAATGGGAGGCTCTGCCTCAAGAGAGGAGGAATAAGTGGTGTTGGGAAAATAGCATCAATGCTAAATCTATGAGGAGATGCCAAGACACAGTTTTCGAGTTAGAATCTTTTCTAGAGCGTGAACATGGCTTTGTTGTTCCAAGTTACTGGCGTTGGGATCCTCATACACCTTCTGTTCATGATAAGAATATGAAAAAGGTTATACTGGCCTCA
Above is a genomic segment from Lathyrus oleraceus cultivar Zhongwan6 unplaced genomic scaffold, CAAS_Psat_ZW6_1.0 chrUn0572, whole genome shotgun sequence containing:
- the LOC127114557 gene encoding uncharacterized protein LOC127114557 isoform X1, yielding MPIHSSNHSLTSYTTVVVVLLLFLQTSTPIIKALAENSHVTNFQSPNLYPESLAWDPLKQHFLVGSLRHRTISSISDAGIIENLISDTSLPKNVTVVGITVDSRNNRVLAVIHAVKPLPPFNALAAYDLKSGNRLFLSPLPTNEEALANNVAVDYNDNAYVTNSIGNYIWKVNVKGEASIFSKSPRFTEHPVDRDTPYSYIGLNGIAYVSSGDYLLVVQSNTGKVFKVDADDGTARHVLLNEDLTRPDGVVFRSDGVVLVVSPQANKLWLLKSNNGWREGVVYDKIDLESEGYPTSVVSRGRDKMYVLYGYFLEGLLGNSEREGFRIEEIMSPKESEGENVWLYVMIGFGMVYFVYWRFQMGQLVKHMNKKIN